In Salmo salar chromosome ssa03, Ssal_v3.1, whole genome shotgun sequence, a single genomic region encodes these proteins:
- the LOC106599445 gene encoding high affinity cAMP-specific 3',5'-cyclic phosphodiesterase 7A isoform X2: MEVCYQLPVLPLDRPVPKHVLSRRGAISFSSSSSLFGGPAPRQLSKRRGAISYDSEDQTALYIRMLDVRVRSQVGFEPERRGSHPYLYVDFRTLHSRPEAARPVSARNVRRLLSFQRYLHSSRFFHGIPASNPLGYILDDDFTGQAKLMLQKVGNWNFDIFLFDRLTNGNSLVNLTFHLFNTYGLIELFQLDMVKLRRFLVMIQEDYHCQNPYHNAVHAADVTQAMYCYLQEPKLAETLTSCDILLGLLAAATHDLDHPGVNQPFLIKTDHYLAALYKNSSVLENHHWKSAVGLLRESDLLSHLPTEDRLNMEERLGSLILATDISRQNDYLSEFRTHLDKGELCLTNGGHRHFILQMALKCADICNPCRPWKLSKQWSEKVTEEFFHQGDIERKHNLEVTPLCDRQSNSVANIQIGFMAYVVEPLFVEWSRFSDTRLSMTMMSHLSLNKQGWKEGKDKQEASSSRVSEEQRTPATKDSNSKVLPQGSKGS; the protein is encoded by the exons AGACGAGGGGCGATCTCCTATGACAGTGAGGATCAAACGGCTCTCTACATTCGGATGCTCG ATGTGAGAGTCAGAAGCCAGGTGGGGTTTGAACCAGAGCGAAGAGGGTCTCATCCCTACTTGTATGTCGATTTCCGAACTTTGCACT CCCGACCTGAGGCTGCGCGGCCTGTGTCTGCCAGGAATGTCCGAAGGCTGCTGAGCTTTCAGAGGTACCTCCACTCGTCACGGTTCTTTCACGGCATCCCAGCCTCCAACCCTCTAGGCTACATCCTTGACGATGACTTCACAGGTCAAGCCAAG TTAATGCTGCAGAAGGTTGGAAACTGGAACTTTGATATTTTCCTGTTTGACAGACTTACGAACG GGAACAGCCTCGTCAACCTGACCTTTCACTTATTCAACACGTATGGGTTAATTGAGCTCTTCCAGTTGGACATGGTTAAACTTAGGAGATTTTTAG TCATGATTCAAGAGGACTACCACTGCCAGAACCCCTACCACAATGCAGTCCACGCTGCAGATGTGACTCAGGCCATGTATTGCTACTTGCAGGAGCCCAAG CTTGCTGAGACGCTGACCTCCTGTGATATCCTGCTGGGTCTGCTTGCTGCTGCCACCCATGATCTGGACCATCCAGGTGTCAACCAGCCTTTCCTCATCAAAACGGACCATTACCTTGCAGCACTGTACAAG AATAGCTCAGTTTTGGAGAATCACCACTGGAAGTCTGCGGTGGGCCTGCTCCGTGAATCAGACCTGCTGTCCCACCTCCCCACTGAAGACAG ATTGAACATGGAGGAGAGGCTTGGATCCCTGATTCTGGCTACGGACATCAGCAGGCAGAATGACTATCTTTCAGAGTTCAGGACACACTTGGACAAGGGAGAGCTCTGCCTCACTAACGGAGGACATCGACACTTTATCCTTCAG ATGGCTCTGAAGTGTGCGGACATCTGCAACCCCTGCCGCCCGTGGAAACTCAGCAAACAGTGGAGCGAGAAAGTGACGGAGGAGTTCTTCCACCAAG GTGACATTGAGCGGAAACATAATCTTGAAGTAACCCCACTCTGTGACAGGCAATCCAACTCGGTTGCCAATATACAGATTG GCTTCATGGCGTACGTGGTAGAGCCTCTCTTTGTGGAATGGTCACGCTTCTCTGACACACGGCTGTCCATGACCATGATGAGCCACCTGAGCCTGAACAAGCAAGGCTGGAAGGAGGGGAAGGACAAGCAGGAGGCTAGCTCTAGTAGGGTctcagaggaacagaggactCCTGCCACCAAAGACTCAAACTCCAAAGTATTACCTCAGGGAAGCAAAGGGTCATGA
- the LOC106599445 gene encoding high affinity cAMP-specific 3',5'-cyclic phosphodiesterase 7A isoform X1: MEVCYQLPVLPLDRPVPKHVLSRRGAISFSSSSSLFGGPAPRQLSKRRGAISYDSEDQTALYIRMLGDVRVRSQVGFEPERRGSHPYLYVDFRTLHSRPEAARPVSARNVRRLLSFQRYLHSSRFFHGIPASNPLGYILDDDFTGQAKLMLQKVGNWNFDIFLFDRLTNGNSLVNLTFHLFNTYGLIELFQLDMVKLRRFLVMIQEDYHCQNPYHNAVHAADVTQAMYCYLQEPKLAETLTSCDILLGLLAAATHDLDHPGVNQPFLIKTDHYLAALYKNSSVLENHHWKSAVGLLRESDLLSHLPTEDRLNMEERLGSLILATDISRQNDYLSEFRTHLDKGELCLTNGGHRHFILQMALKCADICNPCRPWKLSKQWSEKVTEEFFHQGDIERKHNLEVTPLCDRQSNSVANIQIGFMAYVVEPLFVEWSRFSDTRLSMTMMSHLSLNKQGWKEGKDKQEASSSRVSEEQRTPATKDSNSKVLPQGSKGS; the protein is encoded by the exons AGACGAGGGGCGATCTCCTATGACAGTGAGGATCAAACGGCTCTCTACATTCGGATGCTCG GAGATGTGAGAGTCAGAAGCCAGGTGGGGTTTGAACCAGAGCGAAGAGGGTCTCATCCCTACTTGTATGTCGATTTCCGAACTTTGCACT CCCGACCTGAGGCTGCGCGGCCTGTGTCTGCCAGGAATGTCCGAAGGCTGCTGAGCTTTCAGAGGTACCTCCACTCGTCACGGTTCTTTCACGGCATCCCAGCCTCCAACCCTCTAGGCTACATCCTTGACGATGACTTCACAGGTCAAGCCAAG TTAATGCTGCAGAAGGTTGGAAACTGGAACTTTGATATTTTCCTGTTTGACAGACTTACGAACG GGAACAGCCTCGTCAACCTGACCTTTCACTTATTCAACACGTATGGGTTAATTGAGCTCTTCCAGTTGGACATGGTTAAACTTAGGAGATTTTTAG TCATGATTCAAGAGGACTACCACTGCCAGAACCCCTACCACAATGCAGTCCACGCTGCAGATGTGACTCAGGCCATGTATTGCTACTTGCAGGAGCCCAAG CTTGCTGAGACGCTGACCTCCTGTGATATCCTGCTGGGTCTGCTTGCTGCTGCCACCCATGATCTGGACCATCCAGGTGTCAACCAGCCTTTCCTCATCAAAACGGACCATTACCTTGCAGCACTGTACAAG AATAGCTCAGTTTTGGAGAATCACCACTGGAAGTCTGCGGTGGGCCTGCTCCGTGAATCAGACCTGCTGTCCCACCTCCCCACTGAAGACAG ATTGAACATGGAGGAGAGGCTTGGATCCCTGATTCTGGCTACGGACATCAGCAGGCAGAATGACTATCTTTCAGAGTTCAGGACACACTTGGACAAGGGAGAGCTCTGCCTCACTAACGGAGGACATCGACACTTTATCCTTCAG ATGGCTCTGAAGTGTGCGGACATCTGCAACCCCTGCCGCCCGTGGAAACTCAGCAAACAGTGGAGCGAGAAAGTGACGGAGGAGTTCTTCCACCAAG GTGACATTGAGCGGAAACATAATCTTGAAGTAACCCCACTCTGTGACAGGCAATCCAACTCGGTTGCCAATATACAGATTG GCTTCATGGCGTACGTGGTAGAGCCTCTCTTTGTGGAATGGTCACGCTTCTCTGACACACGGCTGTCCATGACCATGATGAGCCACCTGAGCCTGAACAAGCAAGGCTGGAAGGAGGGGAAGGACAAGCAGGAGGCTAGCTCTAGTAGGGTctcagaggaacagaggactCCTGCCACCAAAGACTCAAACTCCAAAGTATTACCTCAGGGAAGCAAAGGGTCATGA
- the LOC106599445 gene encoding high affinity cAMP-specific 3',5'-cyclic phosphodiesterase 7A isoform X3, giving the protein MLGDVRVRSQVGFEPERRGSHPYLYVDFRTLHSRPEAARPVSARNVRRLLSFQRYLHSSRFFHGIPASNPLGYILDDDFTGQAKLMLQKVGNWNFDIFLFDRLTNGNSLVNLTFHLFNTYGLIELFQLDMVKLRRFLVMIQEDYHCQNPYHNAVHAADVTQAMYCYLQEPKLAETLTSCDILLGLLAAATHDLDHPGVNQPFLIKTDHYLAALYKNSSVLENHHWKSAVGLLRESDLLSHLPTEDRLNMEERLGSLILATDISRQNDYLSEFRTHLDKGELCLTNGGHRHFILQMALKCADICNPCRPWKLSKQWSEKVTEEFFHQGDIERKHNLEVTPLCDRQSNSVANIQIGFMAYVVEPLFVEWSRFSDTRLSMTMMSHLSLNKQGWKEGKDKQEASSSRVSEEQRTPATKDSNSKVLPQGSKGS; this is encoded by the exons ATGCTCG GAGATGTGAGAGTCAGAAGCCAGGTGGGGTTTGAACCAGAGCGAAGAGGGTCTCATCCCTACTTGTATGTCGATTTCCGAACTTTGCACT CCCGACCTGAGGCTGCGCGGCCTGTGTCTGCCAGGAATGTCCGAAGGCTGCTGAGCTTTCAGAGGTACCTCCACTCGTCACGGTTCTTTCACGGCATCCCAGCCTCCAACCCTCTAGGCTACATCCTTGACGATGACTTCACAGGTCAAGCCAAG TTAATGCTGCAGAAGGTTGGAAACTGGAACTTTGATATTTTCCTGTTTGACAGACTTACGAACG GGAACAGCCTCGTCAACCTGACCTTTCACTTATTCAACACGTATGGGTTAATTGAGCTCTTCCAGTTGGACATGGTTAAACTTAGGAGATTTTTAG TCATGATTCAAGAGGACTACCACTGCCAGAACCCCTACCACAATGCAGTCCACGCTGCAGATGTGACTCAGGCCATGTATTGCTACTTGCAGGAGCCCAAG CTTGCTGAGACGCTGACCTCCTGTGATATCCTGCTGGGTCTGCTTGCTGCTGCCACCCATGATCTGGACCATCCAGGTGTCAACCAGCCTTTCCTCATCAAAACGGACCATTACCTTGCAGCACTGTACAAG AATAGCTCAGTTTTGGAGAATCACCACTGGAAGTCTGCGGTGGGCCTGCTCCGTGAATCAGACCTGCTGTCCCACCTCCCCACTGAAGACAG ATTGAACATGGAGGAGAGGCTTGGATCCCTGATTCTGGCTACGGACATCAGCAGGCAGAATGACTATCTTTCAGAGTTCAGGACACACTTGGACAAGGGAGAGCTCTGCCTCACTAACGGAGGACATCGACACTTTATCCTTCAG ATGGCTCTGAAGTGTGCGGACATCTGCAACCCCTGCCGCCCGTGGAAACTCAGCAAACAGTGGAGCGAGAAAGTGACGGAGGAGTTCTTCCACCAAG GTGACATTGAGCGGAAACATAATCTTGAAGTAACCCCACTCTGTGACAGGCAATCCAACTCGGTTGCCAATATACAGATTG GCTTCATGGCGTACGTGGTAGAGCCTCTCTTTGTGGAATGGTCACGCTTCTCTGACACACGGCTGTCCATGACCATGATGAGCCACCTGAGCCTGAACAAGCAAGGCTGGAAGGAGGGGAAGGACAAGCAGGAGGCTAGCTCTAGTAGGGTctcagaggaacagaggactCCTGCCACCAAAGACTCAAACTCCAAAGTATTACCTCAGGGAAGCAAAGGGTCATGA
- the LOC106599445 gene encoding high affinity cAMP-specific 3',5'-cyclic phosphodiesterase 7A isoform X4 encodes MLDVRVRSQVGFEPERRGSHPYLYVDFRTLHSRPEAARPVSARNVRRLLSFQRYLHSSRFFHGIPASNPLGYILDDDFTGQAKLMLQKVGNWNFDIFLFDRLTNGNSLVNLTFHLFNTYGLIELFQLDMVKLRRFLVMIQEDYHCQNPYHNAVHAADVTQAMYCYLQEPKLAETLTSCDILLGLLAAATHDLDHPGVNQPFLIKTDHYLAALYKNSSVLENHHWKSAVGLLRESDLLSHLPTEDRLNMEERLGSLILATDISRQNDYLSEFRTHLDKGELCLTNGGHRHFILQMALKCADICNPCRPWKLSKQWSEKVTEEFFHQGDIERKHNLEVTPLCDRQSNSVANIQIGFMAYVVEPLFVEWSRFSDTRLSMTMMSHLSLNKQGWKEGKDKQEASSSRVSEEQRTPATKDSNSKVLPQGSKGS; translated from the exons ATGCTCG ATGTGAGAGTCAGAAGCCAGGTGGGGTTTGAACCAGAGCGAAGAGGGTCTCATCCCTACTTGTATGTCGATTTCCGAACTTTGCACT CCCGACCTGAGGCTGCGCGGCCTGTGTCTGCCAGGAATGTCCGAAGGCTGCTGAGCTTTCAGAGGTACCTCCACTCGTCACGGTTCTTTCACGGCATCCCAGCCTCCAACCCTCTAGGCTACATCCTTGACGATGACTTCACAGGTCAAGCCAAG TTAATGCTGCAGAAGGTTGGAAACTGGAACTTTGATATTTTCCTGTTTGACAGACTTACGAACG GGAACAGCCTCGTCAACCTGACCTTTCACTTATTCAACACGTATGGGTTAATTGAGCTCTTCCAGTTGGACATGGTTAAACTTAGGAGATTTTTAG TCATGATTCAAGAGGACTACCACTGCCAGAACCCCTACCACAATGCAGTCCACGCTGCAGATGTGACTCAGGCCATGTATTGCTACTTGCAGGAGCCCAAG CTTGCTGAGACGCTGACCTCCTGTGATATCCTGCTGGGTCTGCTTGCTGCTGCCACCCATGATCTGGACCATCCAGGTGTCAACCAGCCTTTCCTCATCAAAACGGACCATTACCTTGCAGCACTGTACAAG AATAGCTCAGTTTTGGAGAATCACCACTGGAAGTCTGCGGTGGGCCTGCTCCGTGAATCAGACCTGCTGTCCCACCTCCCCACTGAAGACAG ATTGAACATGGAGGAGAGGCTTGGATCCCTGATTCTGGCTACGGACATCAGCAGGCAGAATGACTATCTTTCAGAGTTCAGGACACACTTGGACAAGGGAGAGCTCTGCCTCACTAACGGAGGACATCGACACTTTATCCTTCAG ATGGCTCTGAAGTGTGCGGACATCTGCAACCCCTGCCGCCCGTGGAAACTCAGCAAACAGTGGAGCGAGAAAGTGACGGAGGAGTTCTTCCACCAAG GTGACATTGAGCGGAAACATAATCTTGAAGTAACCCCACTCTGTGACAGGCAATCCAACTCGGTTGCCAATATACAGATTG GCTTCATGGCGTACGTGGTAGAGCCTCTCTTTGTGGAATGGTCACGCTTCTCTGACACACGGCTGTCCATGACCATGATGAGCCACCTGAGCCTGAACAAGCAAGGCTGGAAGGAGGGGAAGGACAAGCAGGAGGCTAGCTCTAGTAGGGTctcagaggaacagaggactCCTGCCACCAAAGACTCAAACTCCAAAGTATTACCTCAGGGAAGCAAAGGGTCATGA